The genomic window TTGTGGAATATCCATATCTAGAAAGATAAGCCAACACTGTCTTCGCGTGCTTAATTTGTGTAAACTTACAAAGCCTTAACAgtttgttttacaaatatttgcatacaaaatttctTTAGTTGAAAAAATTAGCCAAGGTACTTATGGAAAACCAACAAGTGTCATGAACCACTTTTCGGCAGTATCCTGAAAAGAAATATTGcggaatattttattatatgtattgaAAAtgcacgctctacaagtcgctcatcatacctgttctGATGAATGGCTCGGAATAATGTGCGGTATTGAGAGAAAAGATATGGTAGCTcttggagtgttcaagagaaataTTCtatggaagatttatggtcctttaAAAACGAACAGCTCACGTAAATATAATTATGTTTCCATAATCTAAATTATGGCAGGAGGCTTAAATCCGGGTGGAAAAAAGCCACATTTTATGAGGAGCCACTGTAATGTACTTACATGTGTACATACTTTCACGATGATCATATGATCGTTTTTTCACgtttatatatgtttttaaacAGCAAGTAAAATAATATTTGTTTATATGCACTAAAAAAATAACTCGCACTGTTTTTTTATTAGCAGAAAACAGCATCTTTAATCTTTGTCGATTTGTTAATAGCATTTCGGCACATACATCAATTTATTTTGATTATCGGAAGACATTGTCTAATAAAAgtctataaaaataaataacgtAGTGCAAAAAAACTGACTACAAAACAAGTAAAAAGTTTGCGATTAATTGACATAAACATGAATGAATTATGCTAAATTTGTGGCATTAAATAATGTGGCATTAacatgaaaacaaatacaaaatgcACATGCCAGACTATCTGCTGTATAAActtacaaaaaacaagtaaggaaggctaagttcgggtgtaaccgaacattacatacccagctgagagctttggagacaaaataagggaaaatcaccatttaggaaaatgaacctagggtaaccctggaatgtgtttgtatgacatgggtatcaaatggaaggtattagagagcattttaaaagggagtgggccatagttctatagatggacgccatttcgggatatcgccataaaggtggaccaggggtgactatagaatgtgtgtgtacgatatgggtatcaaatgaaaggattaatgagtattttgaaagggaatgggccttagttctataggtggacgccttttcgagatatcgccttaaaggtggaccaggggtgactctagaatgtgtttgtacgatatgggtatcaaatgaaaggcgttaatgagaattttaaaagggagagatccttagttctataggatgcctttgcgagatatcgccataaaggtggaccaggggtgactctagaatctctttgtacgatatgggtatcaaacgagaggtgttaatgagaattttaaaagggagtgggctttagttttataggtggatgccttttcgagatatcgccgtaaaggtggaccaggggtgactatagaatgtgtttgtacgatatgggtatcaaatgaaaggtggtaatgagtattttaaaagggagtgatccttagttctataggtggccgccttttcgagatatcgccttaaaggtggaccaggggtgactctagaatgtgtttgtacgatatgggtatcaaatgaaaggtggtaatgagtattttaaaagggagtgatcctaagttctataggtggacgcctttgcgagatatcgccataaaggtggaccaggtgtgaccctagaatttgcttgtacgatatgggtatcaaattaaaggtattaaggagggttttaaaagggagtggtggtagttgtataggtggtcgccttttcgatatatcgccataaaggtggaccaggggtgactctagaatgcgtttgtacgatatgggtatcaaatgaaaagtgttaatgagtattttaaaacggagtaatccttagttccataggtggacgccgtttcgagatatcgccataaaggtggaccaggtgtgaccctagaatgcgtttgtacaatatgggtatcaaacgaaagatgttaatgagtattttaaaagggagtaatccttagttccataggtggacgccgtttcgagatatcgccacaaaaggtggaccaggggtgaccctagaatttgtttgtacaatatgagtatcaaaagaaaggtgttaataagtattttaaaagggagtgatgcttagttccacaggtggacgccgtttcgagatatcgccataaaggtggaccaggtgtgaccctagaatttgtttgtaccatatgggtatcaaattaaaggtattaatgagttttaaaagggagtggtggtagttgtatatgtgaaggcgttttccagatatcgaccaaaatgtggaccagggtgacccagaacatcatctgttggataccgctaatttatttatatatgtaatacctgccaaaattttaagggtttttgatttcgccctgcagaactttttcattttcttctacttaatatggtaggtgtcacaaccattttataaagttttttgtaaagttatatttcgcgtcataaaccaatccaattacctcaccatgtttcatcccttttttcgtatttggtatagaattatggcatttttttcatttttcgtaattttcgatatcgaaaaactgggcgtggtcattgtcggatttcgttcatttttcataccaagataaagtgagttcaagtaagtacgtgaactaagttcattaaagatatgtcgatttttgctcaagttatcgtgttaacggccatgcggaagaacagacgaacgactgtgtataaaaactgggcgtggcaccaaccgatttcgcccgttttcacagaaaacagttaacatcataaaatctatgcccctaccaaatttcaaaaggattggttaatttttgttcgacttatggcgttaaaagtatcctagacaaattaaatgaaaaagggcggagccacgcccattttgaaattttcttttatttttgtatttttttgcaccatatcattactggagttgaatgttgacataatttacttatatgctgtaaagatattaatttttttgttaaaattttactttaaaaaaaattttttttttaaaagtgggcgtggtccttctccgagtttgctaatttttattaggcacacatatattaataggagtaacgtccctgccaaacttcatcatgatatcttcaacgactgacaaattacagcttgcaagtttcaaattgccttcttttaaaagtgggcggtgccgcgcccattgtccaaaattttactaattttctattctgcgtcataaattcaactcatctaccaagtttcgtcgctttatctgtgtttggtaatgaattatcgcactttttcggtttttcgaaattttcgatatcgaaaaagtgggcgtggttatagtgggGAAACTTGAACTCAAGaccgtcggtgtggtaggcagagcaaaGTACCACCACACCTCGGCGGGATTTCCCCACACAGGATTTCAGattttcttataaaaatatgACAAACGAGACATTGTGTAGaattaaatttttgatataaaattATCCGTTCAGCATTAAAAGGCGCTCTCTGGATAATGCTGCGTTCGAAGCAAGCGCGATTTCTTATGCCAAGAGGATAACACTAGCAGTACAATCTGATTCAGGAAAGTGTCATTGCGAGCGAATACGAATGGATATGAAGGAGGGAACATATTTCTATCGTCACCCAAAGAAAGACTAACTCCTGTAATTTTATCAAATAGTGTCAGTAATCGCTAAATATTGCATTGGCTACGCAACGGCCAAATCATCTGAAATTCATAGCCGCTATGTAATGGGCAATAATAAGAGTCAGTATCTGGGGTCTTTTCCGCAGAGCATACAACTCTTGTAATACAAGTAAAATTCTTCTGAACGGAAAAATTTTTTGTGTTGCGTCGCAGATCAATAGGTCCGCAAGCTTTTTTATTCCCAGGGTAAAAAATTCAAGCGTGGCATAACGTCGGGAGGCTGCACAATCTTTGTTAAATTACTGTTACCCGATATCATTGATAGCAAAATGTGTGTGCTTTCCATATTGCACATCACAGCTGCGACCCGCTTTCCTTGAATATGCATTTTAGACGGTAGCTTAGTGATTTTGAACCTTTCGCAGGCTTTTGGCATATTAAGTCGCACGGCGCTCCACGATAAGGTGTACGTAGAAGGCCATGTACATTCTGAGCTCCAAGGGTAGGCTGTAAAATAATATAGTAATCAGATACCTAGCCCCCAAACAAAATTAAAGCAGGGGATTGCAATCTACAACTATGGACAGGACTTCAACTCTGGATTAACTGCCCCGCGAAACGCATGTCACATTATCACAACTCACATTTGGATATCATAACAGATTAAACTCCTACTTATCCACACTGAACCCAAGAGATAATTTTCACTTGATATGAATCATCTCATCACAAACTCACATGTATACGAAAAACCCTACCTACCTTTTTCCTACTTCATAGGAAGTGCCCGTTGCATACTCTTCCTGATAACTGGCACTTTTTAAACTCTAcctctagaaatattttctcgaCGGGAGCAAACTTCTGCATTCCTTCTCTCCGAGCTGTGATGGTCATATTGTACTTAAAATTAAGTTATTGCTTCCGCAGCCAACGTTGCTGACACTAAATGCCTGTCATGATAACAAAAAGGTAtgttaagtttgtcacgaatctcaaaattgtaagtctctAAAGGAGATGAGATAgagccaccaataagtataccgaaatgatcaagaTGATGAGATCATTTAATttatcttgctgaaatttggttGGAGAGTATATTTTGGTCACCGATCCTCACGACCTTTCAGAAAACACGTTTTTTTGTCACATTTTCCTAATTTATCAGATAAAAGCACCAAACTTCACCAGATGCTTTCGTATATGGCAGATATcgttatttgaaaaaattgtagagATCGGTCCTagatatagcatatatcccatacaacctattgttaAGATAAAAgggttttcgtaatttctgcctcattttaagagTTAGAAGTCTTGAATTCCAATAAGAGCTTAGGTATTTGGTATGTGCTGCTGTCTggaaaaatcgttgagatcggtcttatatagagtatgtatcccatacaaccgattggttAGATAAGATGGTTTCcgtaatttcttccccattttaacagctagaagctttcgACTTCAACAAATTTTTAAGAATACGCCATATATTTTTccatgaaaaaatcgtagagatggGTTGTATATCTGTTctctatatataacatatctcatacaatcccTTATTAGGATATTAAGAGTtgtataagattattgttcagctccattcatgaaaggtatgaagacaGTCCCAtcattacttgttttatttgaatgGGTTGGTTTTTCATTAAGCGACATTCTTTTTTATTTCTGACTTCCTTACCGTGACTCCATTTGATCCTTCAAGTCAAGTTGTAtcataacaagtaaaggtgtctaagttcgggtgtaaccgaacatttaatactcagcgtgagcttcaattgtacatttcatttcagataaattacttttctaaaaaacacgtggcaccgcccgtttaaaaaaaaaaatctccccatttcctctaacaataaagtttgataagtgaaatatcattgattccaaactattttttgctaagttatagtttattatttttgtctacgaccctttaaaaaatcttttatataaaattgggcctggtctttaaccgatctcgtccattttttctagaaatatttcctgctataaggaaaatatgtgtacccaattttgttatgatatgtaaatttttcttcgagttatggctgccgaagcatagaaaactgcttagtcataaaagggcggtgctacgcccatttttttttttaatttgaagtttttgctatttattgttataaatccacttgggaatcaaataccattgatatacagctcttttttgcaaagatatagcttattttattcgtccacgacctttttaaaaatcttttatataagagtgggcgtggtccttaactgatttcgttaatttttcttcaaagcattccttatagtaaaggcaacctctctgtcgaattttgttacgatagatttaacgatttttgatttgattaataatatttgtaaaattgattttattacaagtgggcggtgccacgcccatttaaaaaattgttttcaaatttttatcaagaatctcaatatcagtccacacgtcaaatgtcaacgttctaggtgtattatttactaaataatcaggttttttgtgttttccaaaatgttatatatataaaaagtgggcgtggttatcatccgatttcgatcattttcaataccaatctattctgtgtacacataagctcgtgtacaaaatttggtgaagatatctcaatatttactcaatttatcgatttaacggacagacggacggacgggcatggctcaatcaaatttttttttcgatactgatgattttgatatatagaagtctatatctaactcgattcctttatacctttacaaccaagcgttatccaatcaaagttaatatactctgtgtgcaaagcacgctgagtataaaaaaatttctatatttTAATGCCTATCCcatcattagggtgggtcaaatttattggtGAAAAGGCACAtctagtttctgaatctatgggtcatactgagtaatattgtccatgggaccataggtctgaagtGAATTTCGGGCctcccaaattttgttagaaaattgtatatcccaatcggaatagcggctctcacaaataaaatacatgaaaataaatgtcaaattcggattcggattgggatataaaattttcgtacaaaattagggaggctcgaaattcatttcagacctatggtcccatggacaatattactcagtatgacccatagattcagaaactggatgtgcacctgaagttgtTTCCCCCTTTTTTCCCGAtaaaatttgacccgccctaaccAACATTGATCAGCTATTAGGCTCATGGTTCTATATATCTAGAgttgtttttaatattaaaaaaatgcaaaataaaacaaatatttacttcatttatttgtatatattttctgCTAACTTTTTAGTAAGTTCATCGTTAATGTGTTAATCCATTTGTCACATGATCGTTATTATTGTCAATTAACATGAATATTTCACACGCAGAgctattttttgttaaataaatacaAACTTGTTGTTAGCAACGGCAGCAACAACATTTAACACTTCAGTATTTAAATGTTTTCTTGGTACAGATCCAATTCGCAAATATTTGTACAGGTTTTCTCATGCCATTACTTTTATTTACTATTTGATTTGGGTGCATGTCGGGAATTGTCCGTTATTAAAGGTGggttttaacacaattttttttacatgtatatacatgtgCACTTGACCtttgtatggactgctaagtgcataactttatctacacctATGAagttgttgcgcagaaaattagtggTGCTTAATTTTAGTATGCATTAAACTCAGATACAAATGAAATATGTCGCTACATTTCATCTCTACACTACTCTCCACTTCTTTGAAGGAAAAGTGTATGTGTCAAAGATTCATCGCAACTGAtacagctataggttatacactatggccagtAAAGGTGCATGTACCCTCTATTAAGCACAACctgttttgtagcgagttatttaaccagcGCCGCGAGTcttccgctagatgggtctcctaaacattatctaagtgataaTAAGCGTCTTTTTTAACCGCAAATGTAGATACATACACATGTAAAAAAGACAGGGCTACTCTTTAGCTGTTAGAAAACCTGTTTatgaaacatatacatatatacaaccaatcgtgattttttaagaaaattttttgcagcgatatcccgaaattatCGGGTCCTGCGAACTCTATCAGCACTTGTTTACATTTTGTATGTTCATACAATTTATCGCTGTTGACACGTATTTAGCCCAGTTATTAGATGAACAAACATCGCAGATTACATTTAACAAACCCTCAGCAaaacaaatatttacatatttcacTTGAACAGAGTACAATAAATGTAGTTAAACTATCAGCAGCACCAAACATTTGTATGGGTATGTACTTATGTACCGTATGTAAAAAATATCAACGTAATGTGTTACGATTGATGGCATTGCGATTCAAGGGGtcgataagcgcaatacaaagctttatagcttcaaagcttccgcaacccaattatcaacctcacctaagcgaggggaatcctgttataaatatgaatgtatcgtacacatatttagcaggcaagactctggcgaccccaagttcctcattggagccgggatggcctagaatatgatcatattaatcgttcccgatatggtcgggctagtaccttaatggtgctcgggaagtgtatttatcgttaatacaacaacaacattgatgGCATTGGGATAAGTTCCATGTTTCCTAGGTGGGTGGAATTGGGGCGATCCATAACGGTCAGTTAATCGCGTTTTTTTCACTTCAGTGTTCGTTCTTCAAAACGAGCAATAATTACACTGAAGCAAACACAACGATAATGCCGCTAAGTGGAAGTTTTGAATGGTTCCCCCGGATGCTGGCTGTTTCTTGTTTATTTGTTTCTGCTGAGCCACGTCAACAGTATTCCCATCATAATCGGTTCCTTTATTACGCGTAACTTATACAACATATGTTGAGGGCACATTTGGAGCAGCTATCGCTTTCTTTTGCGGCTTGTAGGCATGTCTTTCGGAAAATCGGCTTAGTGATTTGCAAGCTTGCTTGAAACACTTTGGAATGCGAAGGGGTCTTCCAACTGTGATCGTAACTCTCTTTCAATTATTTCCCCAGGAgttataatattaaaactattcccgTACTTCAGTTAGAGGATAAAAATTTACTTTGatactaatttaattatttaaggaTATTTATTTACCTTTTCTAAGGATATTCCCAGCACCCAGGTTCCCTTGTCTCAGCGTGTCTTATATCAATGTATATAgaatatgcaagtcgatcggaagcaggtttaAAATGGGGCCGCGTGAGAGAAGTGCGACAAGCTCCATTGGCTTTTGGatgcataacaaaaaaaaaattatgtaaggcgcgataacctccgaagagattttgggccgagcttcatATTCCGATTTGAGCCGTACTCCTTctaattttcctataaattggcgagccgggacctaaatgttttatgccgactcctctcctaattgaaaaaacttgtttctaagattttgaagtggtaggcggagcccactaccaccacaccacggcggccgccattttGGATGCATACTTTGCTATTTAGTGTGCAATCAACTGTTAGTTCTTTATACTTGAAGCTAGGCGTTAAGTAATGGCAGTCTGCAGGGGCGGCTTTCCGTAATTTGATATCGAGCAAGATCGTGTACCAAATAATTTTTTCGCTTTTCATAAGCTGTTCGATTCGTAACTAGCTATACAATAACATATTCGTAGGTTGAGCATTTATGCTTTTGTTATTAATGGACTGCTCAGAGTAGAATTTTGATAGATTTAAACCCACTTCTGAACACTGAAAAATGAATACTTAAGTACTCATATCAAGATACGAGAACCAAAACGGTCTCAAGGATCATCACATCGTATACTTTTAAGATCAGTCGAGATCATTTTGCAAACGTATAAAGACCATTTGAGGTATCGATCCTCGTTCAGTTTGGGCGTTCCGGGCCCATATTGAGATCATATATTGTCACTTTGGTAACCTTTCTAAAGTACTTCTAGAAAATGTTTGTGATCAAAAGAAGACTGTTTCCCAAATCAATACGGGTTCAGTTCGTGACCTTTTTCTGAAGCAGTTCTGCATCACTTCGACGCGATTTCAAAATCTCTTCAGTAATGGAACGCACTAGCTTTTAACGATGCGATTTATCGCACAATAATAATATAACAAATCTAACGAGTGCTAAGTTTCAGCTTTATGACATAACTTCCTAAGAGCTATTTgataaaaaagctgcaactaacttAAGCACATACTTTATGACTTTATGACTAGGAACATGCATGGGTCATAATTTAAATGGAATATACTGGCAGCTAATCCGCTAATAAACTCAACATTTATTTAGCTAGAAAAGCTGATAAAAACTAATGGAATATTTAATAAAGTGTGAAATTTTTTAGCTAAATTCTCGTTCGCGAATATCTGAAAAAAGTTAGTAAAAATGTATTACAGAAtcgttaataatttttttttttataattttgttgctGAATTCCATCTTTTTTggtattaaatatttttatttttattaggaTAGTAAATGGCGAATATATTTCACATAGTTATCAACATAATTTCACTTGTGTGGATTGGAAACGTGCACCCGAAGCTGCGGTAGGTAATTGTACACGTTATGGACGTTATGGTGCGTTACGTTGTTATGGCGGTCTAAACAATTTGCCAACAATACCGTAAGTTGGTATaacccgaaataaaaatacaTAGAAGAACGAAAAACTTTATAATGAAAATGATTGCTTTACTTTTCGTCATAACACCAGCGATCTCAAAGTGCGTCGATTGGAAGAGATCATCTTTTGCGGTTGGCCTGAACGTGTTTTTAATCCACTCACGGATCTTCAGCCATTTCCCAGAATACGTTCACTCACTATCGAACACAGTGATTTGCGCGAAATTGCTTATGATTTTCCAGAAATGCTTTATCTGCAGGTATGCTTCAAAATAACTTAGTTCTTCTTTAGAAGAAATAGACCGTAAGTTGAAGTTATTCATCAGGTATACAGTCACGTTATACTTCAATGGTAGACTCTATTAAGAGGctttaaatatttagttttcgCTTTTGTTTCTTTACTTAGACGATCAACATATCCTGGACAAATTTATCTCAAATAAACCCCCGAACATTTAAACGCGTTCATGCATTGCGTGTCGTCGATTTACGTTGGAATCAACTGGTACAGTTGGACGGTCCTTTATTACTACCGCGCTATTTTGAAAAGCTATACTTAGCTGGCAAGTACCAAATTTTTTGTATCTCACAGAAAATGCCTGACAATATTTAAATATACCTTAGTTCTTTCATAGGCAATCCTTGGAATTGTACGCGTAACTTTAAATGGCTTTTGATACCCGAAAAGGGTGCATTTATTGCTGATCGTGAAGAGATTATTTGTGCGGATAAAAAGTATAAAGAACGTAACATGATGACTGTGATGGGCTATAAAGTGGTAGGTCCTtggtataacaaaataaaattaaaataaataaatgtaaggcgcgtcaaccgccgaagagattttaggccgagcttctcttccaatttgcgtcgtgcttctttttaatttttcctagaaattggcgggacgggacctatttgttttatgctccgactccgaacggcatatgcgaggcagatgagttttcactgagagcttttcatggcagaaatacacttggagtgcttgccaaacacttagaaaatgttcttctaattgaaaaaccttatttctaaaattttgatgctgctttgcccggggtgtgaacccagggcattcggtgtgataggcggagcacgctgccatcacaccacgatggccggcAAAATAAAATTACTTTAACATTTTCTACAATGAGGAGCTGTATAAGCTCTGCTCGTTTGCAGTTCTTTAAAACCAGCGATTCATTGTCACTGATTTGACAGATTTCATTCTtccctatatacatatatgaaacgACTCAAAAATTCTTATCGTCAATGTAATCTATTTTTCCCTTCAGCTGTTGCGCACGGAGTGTCAATCACATGTGGATTTACTTAACTGTTCCTGCACAATGCATCACATCATTCCCAAGACTCACATTCCGCTTTATACCATAAATTGTAGTAATCTACAATTTCAGGCGATGCCTAGTTATATACCGGCAAATACAACAACGCTGTATTTGAATAATAATGAGGCAAGTTTATAATATGAATTGTATTTTAAACCACTTTAATTATCTTCGTTTAGATCTCAGATGTTCTACCTCTTCTAGACAATCCCAGCTATCAAAATGTTGTTGATGTTCATTTGGACAACAATCGTATTTCAAGCATTGATGTGCTGGAAGGGGGCTATTGGTTCGAGCATTTTCGCTTGCTCAGTTTACGTGGAAATAAATTACAAAAGGTAAAAAATGTCATAAGGCCTTGTTATatcgaaataaatttaaaaaggtaACAAATACAAAATCTGGAAATGAGTAATGAGTTAGGTGTATTCATAGTCAAATATAAGAAGGTATATCAAAATACATACAACTCTATCATGTTCAATTAATATTTCTATGTCGTCTAATTGTATCTAATCATTCCCTTCCACAGATTCCCGTTTATGCGCTCGATAATGCACTGGACGATAATCCGAATGCGAATCTCTTGCTACTAAGCGACAATCCCTGGCAATGTACTTGTATTTTTACATTGCGCTTTCGTGAGATCCTCATGAAATATATAGAAATAATGCGTGATGCAAATAATATAACTTGCGTTTACAAGAACAGCAAACCGATGCGTCGCGCCAATGTGTTAGCGTTAACGCCACAGGATGTGTGCAAACCGGAAGAAGAACCAAAAATATATCCATTAGATTTGCTAAATGGTGTGCTGGCTTTCCTTATTGTTGCGATTTTGAGTAAATTGGCATGGGACTATTATTATTATAAGAATTATGGGCGTGTACCATGGATCGTTATGAAGTTGCCGTAACTGCAATT from Eurosta solidaginis isolate ZX-2024a chromosome 3, ASM4086904v1, whole genome shotgun sequence includes these protein-coding regions:
- the swi2 gene encoding protein singed wings 2 isoform X2 yields the protein MELLSVYNHRIVNGEYISHSYQHNFTCVDWKRAPEAAVGNCTRYGRYGALRCYGGLNNLPTIPDLKVRRLEEIIFCGWPERVFNPLTDLQPFPRIRSLTIEHSDLREIAYDFPEMLYLQTINISWTNLSQINPRTFKRVHALRVVDLRWNQLVQLDGPLLLPRYFEKLYLAGNPWNCTRNFKWLLIPEKGAFIADREEIICADKKYKERNMMTVMGYKVLLRTECQSHVDLLNCSCTMHHIIPKTHIPLYTINCSNLQFQAMPSYIPANTTTLYLNNNEISDVLPLLDNPSYQNVVDVHLDNNRISSIDVLEGGYWFEHFRLLSLRGNKLQKIPVYALDNALDDNPNANLLLLSDNPWQCTCIFTLRFREILMKYIEIMRDANNITCVYKNSKPMRRANVLALTPQDVCKPEEEPKIYPLDLLNGVLAFLIVAILSKLAWDYYYYKNYGRVPWIVMKLP
- the swi2 gene encoding protein singed wings 2 isoform X1; its protein translation is MLQMDSGHLKRSSNSFRPSVLLLVTLLALFSGSIRIVNGEYISHSYQHNFTCVDWKRAPEAAVGNCTRYGRYGALRCYGGLNNLPTIPDLKVRRLEEIIFCGWPERVFNPLTDLQPFPRIRSLTIEHSDLREIAYDFPEMLYLQTINISWTNLSQINPRTFKRVHALRVVDLRWNQLVQLDGPLLLPRYFEKLYLAGNPWNCTRNFKWLLIPEKGAFIADREEIICADKKYKERNMMTVMGYKVLLRTECQSHVDLLNCSCTMHHIIPKTHIPLYTINCSNLQFQAMPSYIPANTTTLYLNNNEISDVLPLLDNPSYQNVVDVHLDNNRISSIDVLEGGYWFEHFRLLSLRGNKLQKIPVYALDNALDDNPNANLLLLSDNPWQCTCIFTLRFREILMKYIEIMRDANNITCVYKNSKPMRRANVLALTPQDVCKPEEEPKIYPLDLLNGVLAFLIVAILSKLAWDYYYYKNYGRVPWIVMKLP